In the Longimicrobiales bacterium genome, one interval contains:
- a CDS encoding TolC family protein has protein sequence MVRSSLPTALLLGALLAAPAGGQETSRILTLGQALEMAREGNPGLNVVRQKVEETRQSSSIAFTNYLPQIRTQASYLANNNTQGILLPAGSLGYFSELGGKFPRTDRTVPQGGTNVFFALTTITQPLTHYFKIREGRGVLRADEEVAGAGLRSAEQDVSLGVLRAYAGLLLADLGRDAARERVAASEERMAYLASAVEAGTAADLAGREARIRWLQARQVLLEREGEVDDLTYVLADAVGLPAGTRVEVTPPPPSAVTDEPLDYYVETALRSSPGLLEARAMVNKATHGVGAARAEYIPEIGILGAHLYQNSVPFFPKNTMGIGISGSWTILDFGARRKTVRERRAQLGQAESNLTMVEGRVRGEVEAAYRKLARARDLVELAKDALALRTEGSRLRIVAVTAGYAVAAQEREAIADRLEAEMDMLKAEMGYRIAIAELGRAAGILGR, from the coding sequence ATGGTGAGATCCTCCCTGCCAACGGCGCTGCTCTTAGGCGCACTCCTCGCTGCCCCCGCCGGGGGCCAGGAAACCTCGCGCATCCTGACGCTCGGACAGGCCCTCGAGATGGCCAGGGAGGGGAACCCTGGCCTCAACGTGGTCCGGCAGAAGGTGGAGGAAACACGCCAGAGCAGTTCCATCGCCTTCACCAACTACCTGCCGCAGATTCGAACGCAGGCCAGTTACCTGGCCAACAACAACACGCAGGGAATCCTCCTGCCGGCTGGGTCGCTCGGCTATTTCTCCGAGTTGGGAGGCAAGTTTCCGCGGACTGATCGCACCGTCCCCCAGGGGGGCACCAACGTCTTCTTCGCGCTGACCACGATCACACAACCCCTCACCCACTACTTCAAGATCCGCGAGGGCCGGGGCGTTCTGAGAGCCGACGAGGAAGTTGCGGGGGCCGGACTCCGCTCGGCCGAACAGGACGTCTCCCTTGGCGTGCTCCGTGCGTACGCGGGGCTCCTGCTCGCCGACCTCGGCAGAGACGCCGCCCGGGAGCGCGTTGCCGCGAGCGAGGAGCGGATGGCCTACCTCGCGTCTGCCGTAGAGGCGGGTACCGCCGCTGATCTGGCCGGAAGGGAGGCCCGGATACGCTGGCTTCAGGCCCGACAGGTGCTCCTGGAGCGGGAAGGCGAGGTTGACGATCTGACGTACGTGCTGGCGGATGCGGTGGGCCTTCCGGCCGGGACCCGCGTGGAGGTCACTCCGCCCCCACCTTCAGCGGTGACCGACGAGCCTCTCGATTACTATGTCGAGACGGCCTTGCGTAGTAGTCCCGGCCTTCTCGAGGCGCGAGCGATGGTCAACAAGGCCACCCACGGTGTCGGCGCAGCGCGCGCTGAGTACATCCCCGAAATCGGGATCCTGGGAGCGCATCTCTATCAGAACTCCGTCCCGTTCTTTCCCAAGAATACGATGGGCATTGGGATATCGGGGAGTTGGACCATCTTGGACTTCGGGGCCCGGAGAAAGACCGTGCGGGAGCGCCGCGCCCAGCTCGGACAAGCGGAGAGTAACCTGACCATGGTCGAGGGCAGGGTGCGCGGAGAGGTCGAGGCCGCCTACCGGAAGCTCGCTCGGGCGAGGGATCTGGTCGAGCTGGCCAAGGATGCACTCGCGCTGCGCACCGAAGGCTCTCGGCTTCGCATCGTGGCGGTGACCGCCGGCTACGCGGTAGCCGCGCAGGAGCGCGAGGCGATCGCCGATCGCCTGGAGGCCGAGATGGACATGTTGAAGGCCGAGATGGGCTACCGGATCGCCATCGCGGAACTCGGACGGGCCGCCGGGATCCTCGGCCGCTGA
- a CDS encoding efflux RND transporter permease subunit has product MNLIRMSLRHPQVIYVVTAIVCLAGINAVMTMPRREDPNIPIRRGLVLAAYPGATAAEVEEQVTKRIEERLFAFGEVRKAKTVSTSMIGGVVIDVTLENSVKEADQFWSKLRHDLNELGVTDLPKGVLGPIVNSDFGDVIAILLSVTGENYGYRELQGYLERVEAEILRLPAVSKVKLIGEQEEKIYVTSTMQQLVQYGITPLHLVGALQDQNVISEAGAFDAASTRVPIQTAGLYGNEDQIRRQIAGVSPTGVPIYIGDVANVQRRYSDPDFLVRANGQPSVMLSLEMREGYNIVEFGREVDETIAEVRLRLPPDVQVESMVDQPKVVEERIGHFMSEFGMALIAVIAVTLLLLPFPVATVAATAIPVTILMTFAMLRGFGIELHQVSLAGLIVVLGLVVDDAIVIADNYVELLDQGLSRHDAARRSAAELAIPVLAATLTIAAAFLPLALIPGQMGEFMHALPITVALALANSYVVAMLLTPLLCRTFIKKGLHVDQPTDAEAPKRRGPLDILQDAYDSTIALAMKNKRLTMAFGILVVAAGGVFASMVPQQFFPAADRDEFAINVWMPEGTRLEATDDVTRVVEEVLAADPDVREYASFVGVGAPRFFFSFEPVLPRPNTAQIIVRTVAVDVTPEVVKRLRAALPGHVPEAEVEVQRLIMGDPMWAPIEVRIAGEDLSVLRSMGDRAAMVLEDTPGSFMVRNNFREDSYALQVDLRPEVASRLGMSSTVVSNLLAGTFLGTPVSTFWEGDDAVDIVLQLDESHRDSFEDLGSTYVVSPVARVPLRGIADLNPVWHSSRIVRRNGIRTITVGSFAQDGVFPSVVLGAAQPTLDTLTLAAGYDLSYGGEVEIQTESFGYLSVGMLVSMLLIALILLFQFQRVKDVLVVMVSIPLALFGAYLGLLITDNPFGFTAFMGLISLTGVVVRNAIILLDFIHERMAEGGTLEEAALEAGRRRLRPIFLTTMSAAAGLTPMILSGSALWSPMASVIAVGIVFSMVFTLVVVPVLYVLVSPNTEPSPAAV; this is encoded by the coding sequence ATGAATCTCATCCGGATGTCGCTCCGGCATCCCCAGGTCATCTATGTCGTGACCGCGATAGTATGCCTCGCGGGCATCAACGCCGTGATGACCATGCCGCGCCGCGAGGATCCGAATATTCCGATCCGAAGGGGCCTAGTGTTGGCCGCCTACCCCGGCGCCACCGCCGCCGAGGTGGAGGAACAGGTCACCAAGCGCATCGAGGAACGCCTCTTTGCCTTCGGTGAGGTAAGGAAGGCCAAGACCGTGTCGACGAGCATGATCGGTGGCGTGGTCATCGACGTCACTCTCGAGAACTCCGTGAAGGAGGCCGACCAGTTCTGGTCGAAGCTCCGTCACGACCTCAACGAGCTGGGCGTCACAGATCTACCAAAGGGCGTTCTCGGGCCCATCGTCAACTCTGACTTTGGCGACGTGATCGCAATCCTCCTCTCTGTCACCGGTGAGAATTACGGGTATCGAGAACTCCAGGGATACCTGGAGCGTGTGGAGGCCGAGATCCTCCGACTCCCAGCGGTATCCAAGGTCAAGCTTATCGGGGAGCAGGAAGAGAAGATCTACGTCACCAGTACGATGCAGCAGCTCGTGCAGTACGGAATCACGCCCCTCCACCTGGTCGGAGCCCTCCAGGATCAGAACGTCATTTCCGAGGCCGGGGCCTTCGACGCCGCGAGCACCCGGGTGCCGATCCAAACGGCGGGGCTCTACGGGAACGAGGACCAGATCCGCAGGCAGATCGCGGGGGTTTCCCCCACGGGGGTCCCGATCTACATCGGCGACGTGGCCAACGTCCAGCGGCGGTACTCTGATCCAGACTTCCTCGTGCGGGCGAACGGTCAACCGTCCGTCATGCTCAGCCTCGAGATGCGCGAGGGCTACAACATCGTCGAGTTCGGGCGCGAGGTGGACGAGACGATCGCCGAAGTCAGGCTCCGACTGCCGCCCGACGTCCAGGTCGAATCCATGGTCGACCAGCCCAAGGTCGTCGAAGAGCGTATCGGGCACTTCATGAGTGAATTCGGGATGGCACTCATCGCGGTGATCGCCGTGACCCTGTTGCTGCTCCCGTTCCCTGTGGCGACGGTGGCGGCCACGGCGATTCCCGTAACCATCCTCATGACCTTTGCGATGTTGCGGGGGTTTGGGATCGAACTGCACCAGGTTTCGCTCGCGGGGCTCATCGTGGTGCTCGGCTTGGTGGTGGACGACGCCATCGTCATCGCTGACAACTATGTGGAACTCCTCGACCAAGGGCTTTCGAGGCACGATGCCGCCCGGCGCTCCGCCGCCGAACTCGCCATTCCGGTTCTCGCGGCCACGCTCACCATCGCCGCGGCCTTCTTGCCGCTCGCGCTCATTCCCGGCCAGATGGGTGAGTTCATGCACGCACTCCCCATTACCGTGGCCCTGGCGCTGGCCAATTCGTACGTGGTGGCCATGCTCCTGACTCCGTTGCTGTGCCGGACCTTCATCAAGAAGGGGCTGCACGTCGACCAGCCGACCGACGCCGAGGCTCCCAAGCGTCGGGGGCCCCTGGACATCCTGCAGGACGCCTACGACAGCACGATCGCCCTGGCCATGAAGAACAAGCGACTGACCATGGCGTTCGGCATTCTGGTGGTGGCGGCCGGTGGCGTTTTCGCCAGCATGGTGCCCCAGCAGTTCTTCCCGGCGGCCGATCGCGACGAATTCGCTATCAATGTCTGGATGCCCGAGGGCACGCGCCTCGAGGCGACGGACGACGTCACTCGGGTTGTGGAGGAGGTCCTCGCCGCAGATCCCGACGTGCGGGAGTACGCTTCCTTTGTCGGCGTGGGCGCCCCTCGCTTTTTCTTTTCGTTCGAGCCGGTGCTTCCGCGGCCGAACACCGCCCAGATCATCGTTCGCACGGTCGCGGTGGACGTCACGCCGGAGGTAGTGAAACGGCTGCGGGCCGCGTTGCCCGGCCACGTCCCCGAGGCGGAGGTGGAGGTGCAGCGCTTGATAATGGGGGATCCCATGTGGGCTCCCATCGAAGTCAGGATTGCGGGCGAGGACCTGTCCGTGTTGCGCTCGATGGGGGACCGCGCGGCCATGGTCCTGGAAGACACGCCGGGCAGTTTCATGGTGCGCAACAACTTCCGCGAGGACTCCTACGCCCTTCAGGTTGACCTGCGACCGGAGGTCGCCAGCCGACTCGGCATGAGCTCAACGGTGGTCTCCAACCTGCTGGCCGGAACGTTCCTGGGAACGCCGGTGTCGACGTTCTGGGAGGGCGATGATGCCGTTGACATTGTGCTGCAGCTGGATGAGAGCCATCGGGATTCCTTCGAGGACCTCGGCAGCACCTACGTCGTCTCACCGGTGGCTCGAGTGCCGCTCCGCGGGATCGCCGATCTGAACCCGGTGTGGCATTCGAGCCGCATCGTGCGCCGCAATGGCATCCGCACGATCACAGTGGGGAGCTTCGCTCAGGACGGTGTGTTCCCGTCCGTCGTACTGGGGGCTGCGCAGCCCACCCTCGACACTTTGACGCTCGCGGCCGGATACGACCTCTCGTACGGGGGAGAGGTCGAGATCCAGACCGAGAGCTTCGGCTATCTGAGTGTCGGCATGCTCGTGAGCATGCTGCTGATCGCACTGATTCTGCTCTTCCAGTTCCAGCGGGTGAAGGACGTCCTGGTCGTCATGGTATCGATTCCCTTGGCGCTGTTTGGGGCGTACCTGGGCCTGCTGATCACCGACAATCCGTTCGGCTTCACCGCCTTCATGGGGCTGATCAGCCTGACCGGAGTCGTCGTGCGCAACGCCATCATCCTGCTCGACTTCATCCATGAGCGGATGGCCGAGGGTGGCACGCTCGAGGAGGCCGCGCTCGAAGCAGGGCGGCGGCGCCTCCGCCCCATCTTCCTCACCACGATGTCTGCGGCCGCCGGCCTCACGCCCATGATCCTTTCCGGTTCGGCGCTCTGGTCCCCGATGGCCAGCGTGATTGCTGTGGGCATCGTCTTCTCGATGGTGTTCACCCTGGTGGTGGTGCCTGTGCTCTATGTCTTGGTGTCGCCGAATACCGAACCCTCCCCCGCTGCCGTCTGA
- a CDS encoding efflux RND transporter periplasmic adaptor subunit, whose product MDTELPTLRARAPIGVRMALLLALTIFGCGGPDSMEGAGASPVPVRLHEVARVDRPAWIGLSGDVEPLRTANVGFMVPGLVTAVGPEEGDRVRQGDLLAELDPTDYELNLELAAAQRQRAEDEFGRAQVVFAEDGIPENDFQKAQTAVRMARAQEAMAAKKLADARITSPMNGVVARRNIQPGEQAGPGFPVFTIVSIDPVQVRIGVPEAEIGPIAVGQRADITIPALDAAFEGRVRLVGIAADPTSRTYTVKVQVPNADGRLRPGMIAEVRVETDARVEALTVPGEAIVRGADGITRVFVYFPEEERVHARRVEVGSAYGTQIEIREGLAGDEQVVVGGQHRLREGSLVQVAEGGSGSP is encoded by the coding sequence GTGGACACCGAACTGCCCACCCTACGCGCCCGTGCGCCGATCGGCGTCCGGATGGCGTTGCTTTTAGCCTTGACCATCTTCGGCTGCGGTGGGCCGGATTCAATGGAGGGAGCCGGCGCGAGCCCGGTCCCGGTGCGTCTCCACGAGGTGGCCCGCGTCGACCGACCCGCGTGGATCGGCCTGAGTGGTGATGTCGAGCCACTGAGGACCGCCAACGTCGGTTTCATGGTACCCGGTCTCGTCACCGCGGTGGGTCCCGAGGAGGGTGATCGAGTCAGGCAGGGCGACCTGCTGGCCGAGCTCGACCCGACCGACTACGAGCTCAATTTGGAGTTGGCCGCCGCCCAACGACAGCGGGCCGAGGACGAGTTCGGACGGGCGCAGGTGGTCTTCGCGGAAGACGGCATTCCGGAGAACGACTTCCAGAAAGCCCAGACGGCTGTCCGCATGGCTCGCGCTCAGGAGGCGATGGCCGCCAAAAAGCTGGCCGATGCTCGCATCACGTCACCCATGAACGGCGTCGTGGCGCGTCGTAACATCCAGCCGGGCGAGCAGGCGGGGCCGGGCTTCCCAGTCTTCACCATCGTCTCCATCGACCCTGTTCAGGTCAGGATCGGGGTTCCGGAAGCTGAAATCGGCCCCATCGCCGTGGGTCAGCGCGCAGACATCACGATCCCGGCGTTGGATGCCGCCTTCGAGGGCCGTGTCCGGCTCGTGGGGATCGCGGCCGACCCAACGTCGCGGACGTACACTGTGAAGGTCCAGGTCCCCAACGCGGATGGTCGACTGCGCCCCGGCATGATCGCCGAGGTGCGGGTGGAGACCGACGCGAGAGTGGAGGCGCTGACGGTGCCAGGGGAGGCCATCGTGCGTGGGGCGGACGGAATCACCCGGGTCTTCGTGTACTTCCCGGAAGAGGAGCGTGTTCACGCGCGCCGGGTCGAGGTGGGCTCTGCGTACGGGACGCAGATCGAGATTCGAGAGGGCCTGGCGGGTGACGAGCAGGTGGTCGTCGGGGGTCAACATCGCCTGCGGGAAGGCTCGTTGGTTCAGGTCGCGGAAGGCGGGAGCGGCTCTCCATGA